AATAGACTTTTACCCCAAAGATAAGTGTGTTGATTTTGCAAAGAAAAATGGTGCAAATTAGGCTATGTTTGGCAGTTTGATGGTTAACTTACTTTAAATAGAAATCGATCCGTAATATGGGTCGATTTTTTGTTTAAATCAGTTTCTACTATCCGCAATTGATAGTTTCTACTACAAAAATAGCACGCGAGCTCTGACGGCAGTAAGTGCAGCATCAGATAAATTAGAGAGTTTTTTCATAATGAATACCAACAAAAACCAATTTATATCGCAGCAAGTGATTGAAGATGTATGTGAGTGGGAAATCATGCATGGTGTTGCTTTTCGTCAGGATGATAATACAGCAAGACATGTGCCATTTAGTATCACTCCAATGACGATGGAACGTCCAGTTTATAGTCATTTACTCGCGGTGACGCCATTAATCGCTAAGTTAGTGAGTAACGTGTCAGAAGATCATGAGTTCTTGCAAGAATCCCTTCGTGATATGGCAAAAGCTGACCCTTTCTTCGGGCGTTTAATTGAGTTACACCAGCAAGCCTACGGCGATGTATCTCAAAGTGATGAAGCGGCTCGCCAGTCATTATTATTGATGCGAACTGATTTTATGGACGATCGCCAGCATGGTGCAAAAGTGATTGAGTTTAATGGTATTGCGGCTGGTATGGGACCCTTCGGACAACGCGCGACAGAGCTACATCGCTTTGTCAAAGACCAATGGAATGACGTATACAATACGTGGCTAGAAGATGATTCAGCGGTCCCTGCTGATAATCAAGCTTTGGAGCAACTGGCTCATGGGATTGCAACGGCAACCAATAAAGTAAAAATGCACTTCTCGGCATTAGATGATGCAAACGACCAGCAGAAACCAACGTTTTTGATGATTGTTCAGAAAGGCGAGGATAATGTTTACGATCAGCACCTTCTGGAAGTAGCCCTGCGAAACCTTGGTGTGAGAACGGTAAGACGTACATTCGATCAGTTGAGCACTCAGCTATCGAGTGGTGAGAATAAGCGCCTTATTTTGAATGGTGTAGGGGCAATCGATACGGTTTATCTAAGAGCTGGTTATCAATATTCAGATTACTGGGCTCCGGATCTAAACGAACCTATTTGCTGCCATACGTTAAGCCAAACGCGTTTGTTCATTGAGAAACATTATGTAGCAATGAATGCCACTATCAGCCAGCAACTGGCAACCAGTAAATCAATGCAAATGCTACTGACTATTATGCCTGCAGAAGATTATGCTCGTTGGGGTTTAACACTTGAAGAAGCGCAGTTAGTGAAAAGCGTATTGGCGGAGATGAAGCCTATTTCGACAGAAACCATTGAATGGTTCAACTGCCATGCGGACAAAAAAGAATGGGTGCTTAAAAATCAAGGTGAGGGTGGTGGCCACTGTGTATTTGGTGAAGACATCAGCGACACTCTCACTAAGCTAAAACCAGAAGAGTACGATGCGTGGGCATTGATGCAACGTTTGTATCCGCATGAACGAGACACATCCACAATTGCTATTCGCGATGGTCAGCAAACGTTGGTGAAAGATCTTGTGAGTGAGATAGGTTTATTTACTGCGCACTATAAGGGTGACGCCGTAACAGAGTTGGGTGGTTACGCTGGTTATCTAATTCGTAGTAAGCCTGCAAGTGAGAATGAAGGTGGTATTCATAGTGGTCAAGGTATTCTCGATTCACTTGTTCTCATTTAATTTATATCAAGAGGTTTAGATTAATTGTAGCCTTTGGGTAATTAGACCTTCAGAAGTGTCATTATCCATTGGCTGATTTTATAAACATCAGCATTATTCACTTTTTTGCAAAGCATCCATCATCCTTTCGATTCACATTTCGTTTAGTTATTCAGCGACTCCCATAATACGTAGCTTCAACTTGGTAAAGAGATCATTTCCGAACTTGAGTTTATAGACCTTCTTGAATCTATGAAAAAATCTTATTTATTTGAGCTAGGTTATAAGTCAGAGTTTTAAAGTGTGAACTAACAATCACATCTTGTTGATAGCGCTTTGCTTAATATTACGCCTGATTATTATGTATGATAATAACATATAAAGGATTAAATAAATGAAACAAACTCTTGCTCTGACTGGTGCTATTTTACTTGCTATGCCTGCATTGGCAGATGTTGCTAATAACGGTGTGGATTCCCCAGTTCCTGCTGATAAATTTGATATGCGTAACTGGAAAATTACGATTCCTTCAGACATCAATGAAGATGGTAAAGTCGATGAAATTGAAGGCGTAGCAATGATGAGCTACTCTCATTCAGACTTCTTCCACCTAGATAAGAACGGGCATCTTGTCTTTGAAGTGCATAACAAAGCGATCACGACTAAAAATTCAAAGAATGCGCGTTCTGAACTGCGTCAAATGCCTCGTGGTGCTAATTTTGATAACATTCTTACTGACGGCAAGCTGAACCAGTGGGCTCTTTCTAGCCACCCAGAAGCGGATCAATACAGCGCAGTAGGCGGCACTTTAGAGGCAACGCTTCAGGTTAACCATGTTTCTCTGCATGCAAAACACCCTGAAAAATATCCAGCGCACTCTGTAGTTGTAGGACAAATACACGCTAAAAAGCACAAAGATCAGATCAAAGCTAAAACTGGATATGGACACGGTAACGAGCCTCTTAAGATTTTCTACAAGAAGTTTCCAGACCAAGAATACGGTTCAGTTTTCTGGAACTACGAACGTAACCTAGAGAAGAAAGATCCAAACCGTGCGGATATTGCTTACCCAGTATGGGGCAACACTTGGGAAAACCCAGCTGAGCCAGGAAAAGCAGGTATTGCTCTAGGTGAAGACTTTAGCTATCGAGTAGAAGTTAAGGGCACAATGATGCACCTAACTTTCGAAACGGCGAGGCACAATACAGTGACTTACGACATTGACTTAAGTAAAGGTGTGGATGATAAAGATCACCCAACAGGTTATGCAGCAGATGACTTCTACTACAAAGCGGGTGCATACGGTCAATGTAGCGTACAAGATTCTCACCCAGTATGGGGACCTGGTTGTGAAGGTACGGGTGATTTTGCTGTTGATAAGAAGAATGGTGACTACAACAGTGTGACGTTCTCTGCTTTGAAGTTGAACGGTAAGTAACCTCACTTTCCACCAACATTTATTTGTTAAAAGAAGCCTTTTGGTGCGCTAACCCGTAGTAAAAGGCTTTTCTATTTCGATGTCAGGTTTTTCTGTTCTTTCTTACCTGTTCGTTTATTAACGACATTCTTGGTAATCAATCGAACATCAAGGTTTGACACTGATCACTCATATCGTTAGCCTGAGCGGCAAAGTAACTTGTCTTAGCTGATGGGTTACTCTGCATTACCCTATCTATCCAAGGAACAAGATTACATGAGTGAGCTAACACCACAGCAAGAAGAAGCTATTGCAACGTTTAAAGAGAACCTTCATCTTCCTGGAGGTGGTTTCCATCTTCTTATCATTGAGTTGTGTAAAGAATTTCAATTGCCTTTCCAAAAAGTACGTAATGTATTGATGAAAGCTCAAACAAAAATTGAAAAGAAGATTCGTCACGATTTCAATGCCGTATGTGAGAGTGATTTAACTCAAGAGACTTGGTTGAATACGATTCGAGCTAAATTAGGAGAGATGGCTCAAGACCATGTGCCTGTCATGGACAACTTATTAGCGAGTGAAAAATACAAGAAAGTATTGGCGGCGCTTACCTCACCTATTCAAAATGAATACGAGCGTGAAGATATTTTAGAAGAGTTAATGCAAGTGTATGAAAAAGAGGTGTTTAAGCCTTTGCTTGCTATGCTGCATACAACCAAATTGTATTGGAAACTTATGCTCGCAGAAGATTTAAATAAAATGACTGAAACATGCCGTGAGCAATTCGCCGATTACCCGCAACATATGGAAGCTGCCGAGCTTTTATTTAAGCTAGATGAAAAAGTGAGAGCCACAAAGCTAAGTGAATAAGTGAATAAGTGAATAAGTGAATAAGTGAATAAGTGTTTAATTCACTGATGTAGCTGTCTATTACTGCGCCTTTTACTTAAATCTGTATTTCCACACCTCTAACCACCTCTCTTCATCAATAGGCTTACTACTGAGCCTATTGATTCTATGTCAGCCGTGAATCGTGAACTTTGACTTTATGGCTATTTCAGTACTTGTTTAATTTTATCTATAAGAGTGTTGTAACGGTGAGGGAGTTCTCTATTTCGTTTCTGTACCAAATATAGAGCTTCTTCCACCTTTTTAGTTGGAGGAGCGATATAAAGGTTTTCTGCTTGAGGGAAGTTTCTAACAGCACTTTCAGGTAGAACCGTGAAACCTAAGCCTTTAGATATCGGTACCAGAATTTGGTGTAGTTGGTTGATATAACCAGCTTTTGGTAGCGAATTTATGTTTATCTTTGATAGCTCTTCATCGCCACACAAATCAAAATAAAGCGATAGATAGTGATGAGAATCGGGGTGGCAGATCAAACCAACAGAAAACAATAACTCCGATGTTACAGCTTGTCCCTCATAGGATTTAGGTAGGACTAAGCACAGGGCTTCTTTTCCGATAATTTCATTTTGAAATAAGCTGCTACTGGGTATGTGTGTGACTATGCCAAGCTCAATGCTGCCTTGTTGAATGTCGTTCAACACTTTGTGGTTTGGCGCAGCTTCAAGGTGGAAATACATTTCGGAATGTTCTTTTTGCAAATCCAATAACTTGGGATAGAGCAATAAAGACAAAGACCCAGAGCACGATAATAAACATTGGCCTGAATAAGGGTTATCAAAACATAATGATTCGAATAGAGCGTGCTCATCTTTAGCGATTTTAATGGCGTATTGATAGATTATTCGACCCTGTTCGGTCAGTTCAAAACTCTTGTTTTCTCTTGTAATTAAAGGGTGATTACAAGCATGTTCTAGCTTCTTGATATGCTGGCTCACACCCGGTTGAGTCATGTAGAGTTTTTCTGCGGTCTGAGTGAAATGACCAACATCAACTAGAGTTTTGAATGTGTGTAACCAAAGAGGGTTAAGCATGCGCTAGGCTCAATAAATAACAAAAAATTATTATTATTGCAAAATATGATAATTTCAAGATGTCATTTTGTCTTCGTGTGGCTCAACGATAAATTCATTTGTACCAAAGTGTGTTTTCTGTTCTAGTGAATTGATATTCAATCTCAGAGGATAAGTGATGAAAACAATTGGCATGCTAGGTGGAATGAGTTGGGAGTCTACATCAAATTATTATCGTGAAATTAACCAGTTAGTCAAAGCTCAACTGGGTGGTTTCAATTCTGCCAAAATTGTTATGTACAGCGTAAATTTTGAAGAGATTGAAAAATTACAAACAGCAGGTGAATGGGATAAAACCGGTATAATTCTTAGTAATGCGGCTCTTTCACTGAAAGCGGCAGGTGCTGATTTTTTAATGATTTGCACGAATACAATGCATAAAGTCGCGAATCAAGTGGAACAAGAAACCGGGTTACCACTTTTACATATAGCTGATGCGACTGGCGAGCAGTTAAAAGCACAAGGTATTAGCAAGGTTGGTTTGTTAGGTACTGCATTTACAATGGAACAACAGTTCTACAAAGGTCGTTTACAAGAAAAGTTTGGTATTGAAGTCATCGTACCTAATGGTGTTCAGCGTAAGCTAGTTCATGGAGTGATTTATAACGAATTGGTTCAAGGTGTTTTAAATAACCGATCAAGAAATGATTTCATTACGGTGATAAACGACCTACAGGAAAGTGGTGCAGAGGCAGTAATCTTAGGTTGTACTGAAATTGCTATGTTGGTGAATCAGAATGATACGAAAGTTCCTTTGTTCGATACTACCGAAATACATGCTCAGGCGGCCGTTGACTACGCATTAAGCTAATACGATTAAAAGTACATTTAGAAGACGTACATTAAAAACGTATATTTGAAAGAACCGGATTAGAGGTGAATCAACACAGTGTTGGTTCATCTTAGAAAATACAAGGATTGTGTGATGAATAGAAATGTTTGGTTATTATCGCTTTGCCAAGCACTGCTAATGACAGGAAACATATTGTTGATTTCCGTGATTGGATTAATTGGCAAACAGATTGCACCGAGCACCAGTATGATTACATTGCCTGTTGCATTGCAGTTTCTTGGTTTGATGGCTGCCACTATCCCTGCATCCTTGATATCCGGAAAATTAGGGCGTAAACGGGGTTTTAGTATTGGTAACATGGTCGGGATTACAGGTGCGAGCCTTGCGACCTATGCTTTATATCAGCAGCAATTTTACCTATTTTGTTTTGCTACATTTTTGCTGGGTATCGGTATTGGTTTTGGCACGCTTTATCGTTTTGCGGCTATTGAGGTTTGCGATGAAAATGCACGACACCGGGCAATATCCATATCTATGGCTGGTGGAGTATTAGCGGCTGTTTTAGGACCTAACTTAGCTATTATGTCGCAAGAATGGTCACAGGACGGTTTATACATAGGCGCTTTTGCTTCACTTATCCTTTTGAATATTTTCGCTCTAATCATTCTACAAACGATTCAATTTCCCGAAACCTCATATCATTCCTCTCGAGAAAAATCAGACTCGATTGGTGAGATTGTAAAAGCACCGAACTTTATTGTCGCCGTTTTTGCAGCAATGGTTTCCTACGCGGTAATGAATATTCTCATGACAGCAACACCACTTGCGATGATTGGCTGTGGGTTTAATTTTACGAAAGCGGCAGGGGTGATTGAATGGCACGTATTGGGCATGTTTGTACCTGCTTTCTTTACGGGGCGACTAATTGAAAAGTTTGGAGCACGACATGTGATATTAGTTGGTGGATTACTGTTTGTTGCATGTATTGCTATCAATATACACGGTCAATCTATTTGGCACTTTAGAGTTTCTCTAGTATTGCTTGGGGTGGGTTGGAACTTCATGTTTATAGCCGCGACAGGTATGTTTAGCCAAGCATACAAGGAAAAGAACAAAGCTAAAGCACAAGCGTTTAATGAGTTTGTCGTGTTTAGCTGCGTCACGGTTACTGCACTTTTATCTGGTTGGCTTGAATCGACCGTTGGTTGGCAAAACTTGAATCTTTATGTCCTGCCGTTTGTGCTAATGGTCATTGTAATCTTTGCAGTGAATGCTAAGCAGTCTCGCGTTACGGCTTAATAATTGATAATTGATACTGCTAAGAACACAGTATTTAACCCGCTAGTAACGAGCTTTACGTACGAATTAGTATGCTCTGAACTCATCTATAAAAGTTCAGAGCATGTTAACTAAAGACTTTTACTTTTGTTAAGCGACACTTCGATAGAAATATTTTTCACAGGTTTGATCACTTAGCTTTCTTAGCCCTAATGAGATTAGAGCGACAACAACAACGGAAAAGACTAACCGCCCCCAAAATATGGTGTTGAAGTCAGCACCTATCAACATAATCAATAATGTATCTTCAATCAGACTGTGTAGCAGATTAAGCAGCATAATTGCGGTGAATACATCTCTCGCGGCAATATGACCACGTTTAGCTTCATTTATCAGTAACCCCCCACCGAAAGATAAACCTAACGTGACGCCAATGATGGTGAGATTGGTTGCTTCTTTACTGATGCCTAAAATGCGAAGAAATGGTCTAAGTAACACAGCCATTAATTTTTCAATACCAAGCAGCTTCAAGATTTTAAGTAAAAATAATAAGGCAGAAATAACGAGGAATATAACAGCAAAGTTTTTTACTTGGCTTACCGCCCAAGCTAAATAACTGGTGTTTGTGACGGTTTCTGGCTGCCATAAAATGACCGCGTGTTCTGATAGGAAACCACCAGTTTGATAAGTCAGGTTAAGTAACCAAGCAAAAAAGAGACTACCACCAATACGCACAAAAAGAGTGCCAGCAAGGTTTACCCCTGCTTTTTTTGCTATTGCAGCCTCTATGGGTAAGGAGTGCGCCAAAAGCATCATGCTGCCCAATATTGACGCTTGAGCCACCGTTAATGGCATGTCTAAATTGATGAACACGATTATACCTGCATAGATATTCGTGAGCATTGTGGTTGCCCAAACCAAGCCAAGTTCTTTGGGGAGCCCTACTAACTCCATAATGGGGCTCAACCAACTACTCAGTAATACAATTCCTCCTAATTCTTCGACGACTTTTATCACTAGGATGATAGGAATCATAATTTTAAAAAGGGTGTATGTAACATCAAAAA
This Vibrio gallaecicus DNA region includes the following protein-coding sequences:
- a CDS encoding glutathione synthase; translated protein: MNTNKNQFISQQVIEDVCEWEIMHGVAFRQDDNTARHVPFSITPMTMERPVYSHLLAVTPLIAKLVSNVSEDHEFLQESLRDMAKADPFFGRLIELHQQAYGDVSQSDEAARQSLLLMRTDFMDDRQHGAKVIEFNGIAAGMGPFGQRATELHRFVKDQWNDVYNTWLEDDSAVPADNQALEQLAHGIATATNKVKMHFSALDDANDQQKPTFLMIVQKGEDNVYDQHLLEVALRNLGVRTVRRTFDQLSTQLSSGENKRLILNGVGAIDTVYLRAGYQYSDYWAPDLNEPICCHTLSQTRLFIEKHYVAMNATISQQLATSKSMQMLLTIMPAEDYARWGLTLEEAQLVKSVLAEMKPISTETIEWFNCHADKKEWVLKNQGEGGGHCVFGEDISDTLTKLKPEEYDAWALMQRLYPHERDTSTIAIRDGQQTLVKDLVSEIGLFTAHYKGDAVTELGGYAGYLIRSKPASENEGGIHSGQGILDSLVLI
- a CDS encoding polysaccharide lyase family 7 protein, producing MKQTLALTGAILLAMPALADVANNGVDSPVPADKFDMRNWKITIPSDINEDGKVDEIEGVAMMSYSHSDFFHLDKNGHLVFEVHNKAITTKNSKNARSELRQMPRGANFDNILTDGKLNQWALSSHPEADQYSAVGGTLEATLQVNHVSLHAKHPEKYPAHSVVVGQIHAKKHKDQIKAKTGYGHGNEPLKIFYKKFPDQEYGSVFWNYERNLEKKDPNRADIAYPVWGNTWENPAEPGKAGIALGEDFSYRVEVKGTMMHLTFETARHNTVTYDIDLSKGVDDKDHPTGYAADDFYYKAGAYGQCSVQDSHPVWGPGCEGTGDFAVDKKNGDYNSVTFSALKLNGK
- a CDS encoding LysR family transcriptional regulator, which codes for MLNPLWLHTFKTLVDVGHFTQTAEKLYMTQPGVSQHIKKLEHACNHPLITRENKSFELTEQGRIIYQYAIKIAKDEHALFESLCFDNPYSGQCLLSCSGSLSLLLYPKLLDLQKEHSEMYFHLEAAPNHKVLNDIQQGSIELGIVTHIPSSSLFQNEIIGKEALCLVLPKSYEGQAVTSELLFSVGLICHPDSHHYLSLYFDLCGDEELSKININSLPKAGYINQLHQILVPISKGLGFTVLPESAVRNFPQAENLYIAPPTKKVEEALYLVQKRNRELPHRYNTLIDKIKQVLK
- a CDS encoding aspartate/glutamate racemase family protein, which gives rise to MKTIGMLGGMSWESTSNYYREINQLVKAQLGGFNSAKIVMYSVNFEEIEKLQTAGEWDKTGIILSNAALSLKAAGADFLMICTNTMHKVANQVEQETGLPLLHIADATGEQLKAQGISKVGLLGTAFTMEQQFYKGRLQEKFGIEVIVPNGVQRKLVHGVIYNELVQGVLNNRSRNDFITVINDLQESGAEAVILGCTEIAMLVNQNDTKVPLFDTTEIHAQAAVDYALS
- a CDS encoding MFS transporter → MNRNVWLLSLCQALLMTGNILLISVIGLIGKQIAPSTSMITLPVALQFLGLMAATIPASLISGKLGRKRGFSIGNMVGITGASLATYALYQQQFYLFCFATFLLGIGIGFGTLYRFAAIEVCDENARHRAISISMAGGVLAAVLGPNLAIMSQEWSQDGLYIGAFASLILLNIFALIILQTIQFPETSYHSSREKSDSIGEIVKAPNFIVAVFAAMVSYAVMNILMTATPLAMIGCGFNFTKAAGVIEWHVLGMFVPAFFTGRLIEKFGARHVILVGGLLFVACIAINIHGQSIWHFRVSLVLLGVGWNFMFIAATGMFSQAYKEKNKAKAQAFNEFVVFSCVTVTALLSGWLESTVGWQNLNLYVLPFVLMVIVIFAVNAKQSRVTA